Genomic window (Stenotrophomonas maltophilia):
TGACGACAGCAAGCGCACTGCTTGCGAATCCCGCCGCGATGGATTCCCACATGAGCTGGATGAACACATCTCTACGTCGCGCTCCCAGCGCACGTCGTATCGCGAGCTCCCGCCTACGGCGCCCCAGACTGAAGCTCAGCAGCGCCCCCGCGTTGACGATGCACACACCGAGAAGGATCAGTGACAGCCGAAGCTGCATCCTGGCCCGCTCCGGAACCAATCCCAGCCTGTCCAGCCAATCCATCAACGGCCAGAGTGCCACCTGCTGCGTATCTGGTTCGATCCGAAGGTCCTTTGCCTGCGCATAGGCGTTCAGACTCGCGCGGTAGGCGGCGACATCATCTGCGGTAGGCAGCCACGCCCACAGTTGAAGCCATGAAACGTTGCCCCCTGCAAGATCCGTGTCCTGGTCCCCCCCCCAGATGGCCGTCCCGTCCACAACAGTCAACTTGTCCGCGATTGCGGTTTCAACTGGCAGGTAGATCTCGTCAGGCTCCACAAACGGCCGGCGTGTGAGATCTCCCTGAAACATCGGCACCGGATGCCAATCCTCTGCGACACCCACAACGGTATAGGTGCGTCTGCCCAGTTCCAACGGATGACCAATGCAATCCTGTGCACACTCACGCTGGGCGAGCGCACGCGACAGCACCACCATTCGACTCGCAGCATGTCCCTCCTCGGCAGTCCATGCCCGCCCTTGAACAACGGCAATGCCAAGGACACTGAAGACTTCGGACGTGGCGAACCTGGCGCGCAGTCTTGCGCTGGACTCTCCCGGCCGGGTGAGCGTCACCGCCCCCCTGCCATAGCTGCCTGTTTCCACGTCCGGCCTTGATTCAGAAGCGCCTTCGCGTCTGGCCAGGTCAGTGCCTGACCAGGATCCGGAGAGCCACTGCGCAGTGCATCTGGACGCGCGTCAAGGTACGGGCGGAACAATGCCGAGC
Coding sequences:
- a CDS encoding FtsX-like permease family protein, encoding METGSYGRGAVTLTRPGESSARLRARFATSEVFSVLGIAVVQGRAWTAEEGHAASRMVVLSRALAQRECAQDCIGHPLELGRRTYTVVGVAEDWHPVPMFQGDLTRRPFVEPDEIYLPVETAIADKLTVVDGTAIWGGDQDTDLAGGNVSWLQLWAWLPTADDVAAYRASLNAYAQAKDLRIEPDTQQVALWPLMDWLDRLGLVPERARMQLRLSLILLGVCIVNAGALLSFSLGRRRRELAIRRALGARRRDVFIQLMWESIAAGFASSALAVVTYALGIRVVAAGDVLPSAITAMHAGAMLMAAALGVITTLLCSLVPSFEICRVSSLSRAFAKGAA